From one Eucalyptus grandis isolate ANBG69807.140 chromosome 9, ASM1654582v1, whole genome shotgun sequence genomic stretch:
- the LOC104431600 gene encoding uncharacterized protein LOC104431600 codes for MDRDQHELQFLGFLGVYRESSKIILKGREIFAQITLTLILHLHRLPRSLQGFTAPLLQVRQVRDRLRQCQEAQPEVQDPCRMLKNFWLIELGSFISVFIFSLLSTSAVVYTVACIYATKQITITKMMSVVPRLIVVRQFSVGPALGIALGDTSVISVLEDAYGRKAIAKSKGLTNGKMGLRVWCFLGVFVCSVLVQALFGSLGVLDVVPIGVKIGVGLICTMLLSMLVLFDLVVQTVIYFVCKSYHHENIDSSCLSDHLEFCRGDYPSEGQKAAQVEQFHV; via the exons ATGGACAGAGACCAGCACGAGCTGCAGTTCCTTGGGTTCCTCGGCGTCTACAGAGAGAGCTCCAAGATTATCCTCAAAGGGAGGGAGATCTTCGCTCAGATCACGCTCACGCTCATCCTCCATCTGCATCGTCTTCCTCGCTCTCTCCAAGGTTTCACAGCTCCTCTACTTCAAGTTCGTCAAGTACGAGATCGACTGAGACAATGCCAGGAAGCACAACCTGAGGTACAGGACCCGTGCCGCATGCTCAAGAATTTCTGGCTCATCGAGCTAGGCTCCTTCATCTCcgtcttcatcttctctctgcTTTCGACTTCAGCTGTCGTCTACACGGTGGCTTGCATCTACGCCACCAAGCAGATTACTATCACCAAGATGATGAGTGTCGTGCCCA GGCTCATCGTCGTGAGGCAATTTTCAGTTGGCCCTGCACTTGGGATTGCCCTGGGGGACA CGAGTGTGATCTCGGTTCTTGAAGATGCATATGGAAGGAAGGCGATCGCGAAGAGCAAGGGACTGACAAATGGCAAGATGGGCCTACGAGTTTGGTGTTTTCTTGGTGTCTTCGTGTGCTCCGTGCTGGTTCAGGCACTGTTTGGATCCCTTGGGGTCTTGGACGTGGTTCCTATTGGAGTCAAGATTGGGGTTGGGCTGATCTGCACGATGTTGCTGTCGATGCTGGTGCTGTTCGATTTGGTCGTGCAAACAGTGATCTACTTCGTCTGCAAGTCCTACCACCATGAGAACATCGACAGCTCCTGCTTGTCTGATCATCTGGAGTTCTGTCGTGGAGACTATCCCTCTGAAGGCCAAAAGGCTGCCCAGGTTGAGCAATTTCATGTCTAA
- the LOC104420154 gene encoding uncharacterized protein LOC104420154, which translates to MDRDLNELQFLGFLGVYRETSEIIVKWRKIFAQITLTLILPLCIIFLAHSLVSQLLSFNILDHEITQNDIREEDTNYRDLSPMLENEWVAFWFVRLGYFVLVFIFSLLSTAAVVYTVACVYASKQITFKKIISVVPRVWKRLMVTFFWCFAFFFGYNNVAVGLLIVWLVMVRQFAVGPALGIAVAVILLILSVVGLVYITMIWQMASVISVLEDAYGRKAMVKSKRLVKGKMGLSVWCFLGVLVCSVLVQALFESHVFLDLVPIGVKIGIGLICLMLLSMLVLFDMVVQTVIYFVCKSYHGENIDSSCLSDHLDGCLVDCPSEGQKAVQLEQLQV; encoded by the coding sequence ATGGACAGAGACCTGAACGAGCTGCAATTCCTTGGGTTCCTCGGCGTCTACAGAGAGACCTCAGAGATCATCGTCAAATGGAGGAAGATCTTTGCCCAGATCACGCTCACGCTCATCCTCCCTCTCTGTATCATTTTCCTCGCCCACTCCTTGGTCTCGCAGCTCCTCTCCTTCAACATCCTCGACCACGAGATCACCCAAAACGACATCCGGGAGGAAGACACAAATTACAGGGACCTGTCCCCAATGCTCGAGAACGAGTGGGTCGCCTTCTGGTTCGTCAGGCTTGGCTACTTTGTCCTagtcttcatcttctctctgcTTTCGACCGCGGCTGTCGTCTACACAGTGGCTTGCGTTTACGCCTCCAAGCAGATTACTTTCAAGAAGATCATAAGTGTCGTGCCCAGAGTGTGGAAGAGGCTCATGGTCACTTTTTTCTGGTGCTTCGCCTTCTTCTTTGGGTACAATAATGTGGCTGTAGGGCTTTTGATCGTATGGCTCGTTATGGTGAGGCAATTTGCAGTTGGCCCTGCACTTGGGATTGCCGTGGCGGTCATTCTCTTGATCTTGTCCGTCGTGGGGCTTGTTTATATCACCATGATTTGGCAAATGGCGAGTGTGATCTCGGTTCTTGAAGATGCGTATGGAAGGAAGGCGATGGTGAAGAGCAAGAGACTGGTAAAGGGCAAGATGGGTCTATCCGTTTGGTGTTTTCTTGGTGTCTTGGTGTGCTCCGTGCTGGTTCAGGCACTGTTTGAATCCCATGTGTTCCTCGACTTGGTTCCTATTGGAGTCAAGATTGGGATTGGGCTGATCTGCTTGATGTTACTGTCGATGCTGGTGCTCTTCGATATGGTCGTGCAGACAGTGATCTACTTCGTTTGCAAGTCCTACCACGGCGAGAACATCGACAGCTCCTGCTTGTCTGATCACCTCGATGGCTGTCTTGTAGACTGCCCCTCTGAAGGCCAAAAGGCTGTCCAGCTTGAGCAGCTTCAAGTCTGA